One Spodoptera frugiperda isolate SF20-4 chromosome 10, AGI-APGP_CSIRO_Sfru_2.0, whole genome shotgun sequence genomic region harbors:
- the LOC126911114 gene encoding uncharacterized protein LOC126911114, translating to MDLSVPSNQLSVATTDIEDIQNIYQQSFSQPGTSSDPGNTFPNLNTSNLLTDDTTTNTCSTTTTVIGTSQSVERETNSCHAVLTSESKSKPRKRERNLDNWAKPKNKKLKNNGLEYVSVNNKKVQPRKELGSACNCKMQCSTQFTEDIRSELFQYYWAIGNHEKQWLFILKYLEVEEPKVIKVQRKRDRSRTLLYYLPLKRDSEVTKVRVCKVMFINTLGISEKSVYSAMNKFTNNLQITDLRGKHASRPLKTSDETEQGVIQHIKSFPCIESHYLRKQTSRQYLASDLSLAKMHRLYLCWASENLHGVKTASLYQYSNIFNSKFNLSFFKPKKDLCQICSIYENADNNHKKDLQENYENHLKNKSLVRKIKDDEKSSSDPKTKTVAVFELEKVLNLPQSNVGIFHYKRKYPVYNFTIYNLLSLQGYCYLWHAQIAKRGANEISSCLFDFFKKEADRGIKFISLYSDNCSGQNRNRFVFAMYIYVSRTLNLDITHRFLQTGHTQNEGDSMHACVEKN from the coding sequence ATGGATCTTTCTGTACCAAGTAATCAACTCTCTGTAGCAACAACTGACATTGaagacatacaaaatatataccaGCAAAGTTTTTCACAACCGGGCACAAGTTCTGATCCTGGAAACACTTTTCCAAATCTAAATACGAGCAACCTATTAACTGATGACACCACTACAAATACTTGTAGCACTACAACTACTGTTATTGGGACTAGTCAATCGGTAGAAAGAGAAACAAACTCATGTCATGCTGTACTGACGTCAGAAAGTAAATCTAAACCAAGAAAGAGGGAACGTAACTTAGATAATTGGGCTaaacctaaaaacaaaaaattaaaaaacaatggtCTTGAATATGTAAGTGTCAACAACAAAAAAGTTCAGCCACGTAAAGAACTGGGTAGTGCTTGTAACTGTAAGATGCAATGCTCCACACAATTCACAGAAGATATTCGTTCTGagctatttcaatattactgGGCTATAGGAAACCATGAAAAGCAATggcttttcattttaaaatatttagaagttGAAGAACCCAAAGTTATAAAAGTGCAAAGAAAGCGGGATAGATCACGTACACTACTTTATTACTTGCCATTAAAGAGGGACAGCGAAGTTACAAAAGTTAGAGTCTGCAAAGTGATGTTTATAAATACTCTAGGTATATCAGAGAAATCTGTATACTCGGCGATGAATAAATTTACAAACAACCTACAAATAACCGATTTACGCGGCAAGCATGCTAGCCGTCCTCTTAAAACCAGTGATGAAACGGAGCAAGGAGTTATACAACATATAAAGTCATTTCCGTGCATTGAGTCCCATTATTTGCGAAAACAAACTAGTCGACAATATCTCGCTTCTGATCTAAGTTTAGCAAAAATGCATAGATTGTACTTATGTTGGGCATCGGAAAATTTACATGGTGTAAAAACGGCGAGCTTGTACCAATatagcaatatttttaatagtaaattTAACCTGTCTTTTTTTAAACCGAAAAAGGACTTGtgtcaaatatgtagtataTACGAAAATGCtgataataatcataaaaaagacTTGCAggaaaattatgaaaatcatTTGAAGAATAAATCTCTAGTGCGCAAAATTAAAGATGATGAAAAATCTTCATCGGACCCTAAAACGAAAACTGTCGCTGTATTTGAGTTAGAGAAAGTATTAAATTTGCCGCAGTCTAACGTCGGAATATTTCACTATAAAAGGAAATATCCCGTCTACAATTTTAccatttataatttactatcTTTACAAGGATATTGCTATTTGTGGCACGCACAGATAGCTAAGAGAGGAGCTAACGAAATTTCTAGCTGTCTTTTtgacttttttaaaaaggaagctGATCGTGGTATTAAATTTATATCATTATATTCAGATAATTGCTCAGGTCAAAACAGAAACCGCTTTGTATTTGCGATGTACATTTATGTATCTCGTACTCTAAACTTAGATATAACTCACAGATTTTTACAAACAGGACACACGCAGAATGAGGGGGACTCTATGCACGCTTgtgtagaaaaaaattaa
- the LOC118277357 gene encoding uncharacterized protein LOC118277357 isoform X2, with translation MASHRFRNSGNRAKTILDMVKDKENPNQTKPTRKPDIPQDKKNPNQTESKKKPGPGLTEFVNRIYAEPYSMTGSVFDTFCETQVTYNSHHFLSLSTESVFNELEILPHKIPINDPTEIDLTCNEIMSPNDLSPLDEEIPLNLQGTYCENSPLDFDSDDSVIDKDYCPSDSSESHMSDISESTRKTKKKILKSNDDEVTKTLTKRCRELTGATSEKTMPNYCSLMPVDDGVRSFF, from the exons ATGGCGAGCCATCGATTTAg aaACTCTGGGAACAGAGCCAAAACTATTTTAGATATGGTTAAAGATAAGGAAAACCCAAACCAAACCAAACCTACAAGAAAACCTGACATTCCTCAGGATAAGAAAAATCCAAACCAAACcgaatctaaaaaaaaacctgGCCCTGGTCTGACTGAGTTTGTTAACAGAATATACGCGGAGCCCTATTCTATGACCGGCAGCGTATTTGATACGTTTTGCGAGACACAAGTTACATATAATTCACATCATTTTTTGAGTTTAAGTACAGAGTCTGTTTTCAACGAATTGGAAATTTTACCGCATAAAATTCCTATAAATGATCCTACCGAAATAGATTTAACATGCAACGAAATAATGTCACCAAATGATTTGTCTCCGCTTGATGAAGAAATCCCGTTAAATTTGCAAGGAACATATTGTGAAAATAGTCCTCTTGATTTTGATTCAGACGACTCCGTTATTGACAAAGATTACTGCCCTTCTGATTCCTCTGAGAGCCACATGTCTGATATATCTGAAAGtacaagaaaaacaaagaagAAAATACTGAAAAGCAATGATGATGAGGTCACAAAGACTTTAACAAAAAGATGTCGTGAGTTAACTGGTGCTACCAGTGAGAAAACTATGCCCAATTACTGTTCTTTAATGCCTGTGGATGACGGAGttagaagttttttttaa
- the LOC118277357 gene encoding piggyBac transposable element-derived protein 3 isoform X1: protein MKQSSRVSRILALVPPADSGSEDSDLDLDLSSDAPDIPNEMMDIFDQSDSEDDSLPPQILAPQEYPCLPDAPAVSVTIPSSVSSPIVSVNPSPDTSQTIQSPVTPNTIYSNTCSPLIPIASRLLRSRTSETQNPNNRVQPSSSTRQEDLNPPQTSGVQRTRKRKKEHMDFKFKATKFMWSVDRETSVDSSFQEQVTGIDTPYQYFKRLFDDELMRFICYQSNLYSTQSTGRSIDMTIEEYPNFLGIDLLMSIVGMPSYKDYWSHQLRYDKIASVMPLKRYQLIRKYMHFSDNSNVDPNDRYCKIRPVMEHVRKNCLRIEPEKSFSIDEMMVPYKGTRAGSRRQYIKNKPHPWGFKFLVRAGVSGIVYDFFPYAGETTFDDIILTDTGNKYFGLTEKCVLRLSKTIDNPALTTLFFDNWFTSLELISYLRSEFGILSLGVLRKDRLRGCNMISDKDLLKKGRGSYKVMVDNNKKIAVTKWADNKCVTLASSYAADNRETFVKRYCKASKRKVDVKCPTVISEYNQHMGGVDLAGMFVSLYRTGSKSRKWYKRIYYHLIDICVNNSWLVYRRHCKILNEKKILSLKDFKLSVSYTLLQKGKTVSREVTNAVKIKQPVVPRPEKDIRTDALHHIPTVIKKGRCRNCTTG, encoded by the coding sequence ATGAAGCAAAGTTCGAGAGTTTCAAGAATTTTGGCCCTGGTGCCGCCAGCTGACTCAGGGTCTGAGGATTCTGACTTAGATTTAGACTTGTCTTCAGACGCTCCCGATATCCCCAACGAGATGATGGATATTTTTGATCAATCGGATAGCGAAGATGACTCTTTACCACCACAAATATTGGCTCCACAAGAATACCCGTGTTTACCCGATGCACCAGCTGTGAGTGTGACAATTCCATCTTCAGTATCTTCACCTATCGTTTCAGTAAATCCTTCACCTGACACATCACAAACGATACAGTCGCCAGTAACGCCAAATACAATTTATTCCAATACTTGTAGTCCTCTGATACCAATTGCATCTAGGCTCCTGCGCTCACGCACATCAGAAACTCAAAATCCAAACAATAGGGTACAGCCATCATCAAGCACAAGACAAGAAGACCTAAATCCACCCCAGACTTCTGGTGTTCAGCGTACAAGAAAACGAAAAAAAGAACACatggattttaaatttaaagctaCAAAGTTTATGTGGTCTGTGGACAGGGAAACAAGTGTAGATAGTTCATTTCAGGAACAAGTCACTGGTATTGATACTCCATATCAATACTTCAAAAGATTGTTCGACGATGAATTGATGAGATTTATTTGTTATCAATCAAACCTTTACTCTACTCAAAGCACAGGAAGATCAATTGACATGACAATAGAAGAATACCCAAACTTTTTAGGTATTGATTTGCTAATGAGTATTGTCGGTATGCCTTCATACAAAGATTATTGGTCACATCAACTAAGATACGATAAAATTGCATCAGTAATGCCACTGAAAAGGTATCAGCTGATACGTAAATACATGCATTTTTCAGATAACAGCAATGTTGATCCTAATGACCGCTATTGTAAAATTAGACCTGTCATGGAACACGtaagaaaaaattgtttacGAATAGAGCCTGAAAAAAGTTTTTCTATTGACGAGATGATGGTTCCATACAAAGGGACAAGAGCCGGATCAAGAAGAcagtacattaaaaataagcCTCATCCTTGGGGATTTAAGTTTTTAGTTAGAGCTGGAGTATCTGGAATAGTTTATGACTTTTTCCCTTATGCTGGTGAAACAACTTTTGATGACATAATTTTGACGGACactggaaataaatatttcggTCTGACAGAAAAATGTGTACTGCGTCTGTCGAAAACTATTGATAATCCAGCTCTGACAACCTTATTTTTTGACAACTGGTTCACTTCTCTTGAACTTATATCATATTTGAGAAGTGAGTTTGGCATCCTGTCCTTGGGGGTTCTTCGTAAAGATCGTTTGAGAGGTTGTAATATGATATCGGACAAAGATTTGCTAAAGAAAGGAAGAGGAAGCTATAAGGTTATGGTAGATAACAACAAGAAGATAGCCGTTACTAAATGGGCAGATAATAAATGTGTTACTTTAGCTAGTTCATATGCAGCTGATAACAGGGAGACTTTTGTAAAAAGATATTGCAAGGCCTCAAAGCGAAAAGTAGATGTCAAATGCCCAACGGTTATATCAGAATATAATCAGCACATGGGTGGTGTGGACTTGGCGGGAATGTTTGTTTCTCTGTATCGAACAGGTAGTAAAAGTAGAAAGTGGTATAAACGTATATACTACCATTTGATAGATATTTGTGTCAACAATAGCTGGCTAGTGTATAGGCGTCAttgcaaaatattaaatgaaaaaaaaatattgtctttaaaagattttaaattaagcgTTTCGTACACACTTTTGCAAAAAGGAAAAACAGTCAGCAGAGAAGTAACTAATGCGGTGAAAATCAAACAACCCGTTGTTCCAAGACCCGAAAAGGATATTCGCACTGATGCTTTACACCATATACCCACTGTTATAAAGAAAGGTCGGTGCAGGAACTGCACAACGGGTTAG